A stretch of Clostridium sp. BJN0001 DNA encodes these proteins:
- the aepY gene encoding phosphonopyruvate decarboxylase, with protein MIDVKRFYEKIKNIQSDFFCGVPDSLLKSLCAYLKDVSKKDKFIITANEGNAIAMAAGYYLSTGKIATVFMQNSGIGNSINPLCSLTDEMVYNIPLLLIIGLRGEKGVKDEPQHKKQGLITTDLLDILNIKYAVLSKDTTCSEAECKIESAYKYMTETNRAFALVIKKGTFNEYKLKNNKAYDFEMKREEAIEILLNNIKNDSVIVSTTGMASRELFELREKRNEGHMRDFLTVGSMGHASSIALSVALNKKDKDVYVIDGDGAFIMHMGSASIIGNSGATNLKHILINNGAHDSVGGQETEGFNIDIPSICKSCGYKYVFSCKDKESLKKTIEKANNLEGPILIEVKVKKGARYDLKRPTTSPIQNKDSFMKFLSM; from the coding sequence ATGATTGATGTTAAAAGATTTTATGAAAAAATAAAAAATATACAGTCAGACTTTTTTTGTGGAGTTCCAGATTCACTTTTAAAATCATTATGTGCATATTTAAAAGATGTTTCAAAAAAAGATAAGTTCATTATTACAGCAAATGAGGGAAATGCTATTGCAATGGCAGCTGGATATTATCTTTCAACTGGTAAAATTGCAACTGTGTTTATGCAAAATTCTGGAATAGGAAACAGTATAAATCCTCTCTGTTCTCTTACTGATGAAATGGTTTATAACATACCTCTTCTTTTAATAATAGGACTTAGAGGAGAAAAAGGTGTAAAAGATGAGCCGCAGCATAAAAAACAAGGGCTTATTACAACTGATTTACTAGATATTCTTAATATAAAATATGCTGTGCTTTCTAAAGATACTACTTGTAGTGAGGCAGAATGTAAAATTGAGTCAGCATATAAATATATGACAGAAACAAATAGGGCATTTGCTCTTGTTATAAAAAAAGGAACATTTAATGAGTATAAGCTTAAAAATAATAAAGCATACGATTTTGAAATGAAAAGAGAAGAGGCAATAGAGATACTTTTAAATAACATAAAAAATGATTCTGTAATAGTTTCTACAACAGGAATGGCGTCAAGAGAACTCTTTGAACTTAGAGAAAAAAGAAATGAAGGACATATGAGAGATTTTCTTACAGTAGGTTCAATGGGACACGCATCATCAATAGCACTTTCAGTAGCACTTAATAAGAAAGATAAAGATGTGTATGTAATTGATGGAGATGGTGCATTTATAATGCATATGGGAAGTGCAAGCATTATAGGAAATAGCGGTGCAACAAATTTAAAGCATATACTTATAAATAATGGGGCACATGATTCTGTAGGGGGACAGGAAACAGAAGGGTTTAATATAGATATTCCTTCTATATGTAAATCGTGTGGATATAAATATGTATTTTCGTGTAAAGATAAAGAAAGCCTTAAAAAAACGATAGAAAAGGCAAATAATCTTGAAGGACCAATTTTAATTGAAGTTAAAGTAAAAAAAGGTGCGAGATATGATCTTAAAAGACCTACAACATCACCTATTCAAAATAAAGATTCATTTATGAAATTTTTATCTATGTGA